In Nitrospinota bacterium, a single genomic region encodes these proteins:
- a CDS encoding cbb3-type cytochrome c oxidase subunit I has product MRNSYYGKWFMLSIVSLGLGGGFAFLIGMARAPFAEKYFPQNYFQHALVGHVNLAILFWLLLSTMVVWCYHLKTGGLKPALWLAGIGTALVAFTALFGGGDAVLNNYVPALVNPVFFAGLALFFIGFSLNVFRFAKEAAANLASDDMVLNAIGAGVMIGIVLAAAVAVSLVKLGPDINDYSQQMYYERLFWTPGHIQQFLNGSMLAAVWYALARLNTGGELKFWPVLKAANKVFIVSSVLLFSLLFFMDPMDRPMRIGAEIIYGIGLGIPLFMHIANILRQVKRDFSSPTTVALFFSIAIYLYGIFIAYGGFDNDTRVPAHYHGAVTALTLALMGFAWHMLTKDGLAIIFPRLAKSQPYIYGVGMILFISGLFVSGIFGAPRKTPGTAWTDNPVVLASMSLMGIGTLLSVLGGIAFVLYVAATLIKNRRAA; this is encoded by the coding sequence ATGAGAAATTCCTATTACGGCAAATGGTTCATGCTTTCCATCGTTTCGCTCGGACTGGGCGGGGGCTTCGCGTTTCTCATCGGCATGGCGCGCGCGCCGTTCGCCGAAAAATATTTCCCCCAAAACTACTTTCAGCACGCGCTGGTGGGGCATGTGAACCTCGCCATCCTCTTTTGGCTCCTTCTCTCCACCATGGTGGTCTGGTGCTATCATCTTAAGACCGGGGGGCTGAAGCCGGCGCTTTGGCTGGCGGGCATCGGCACCGCGTTGGTGGCGTTCACCGCGCTGTTCGGCGGCGGCGACGCGGTGCTGAACAACTACGTCCCGGCGCTGGTGAATCCGGTCTTCTTCGCCGGCCTCGCGCTTTTTTTCATCGGGTTTTCGCTGAACGTATTCCGCTTCGCCAAAGAGGCCGCGGCGAACCTTGCCAGCGACGACATGGTGTTGAACGCCATCGGCGCGGGGGTGATGATCGGTATCGTGCTGGCGGCGGCGGTGGCGGTGAGCCTCGTCAAGCTGGGGCCGGACATCAACGATTATTCCCAGCAGATGTATTACGAACGGCTCTTCTGGACGCCCGGCCACATCCAGCAGTTCCTGAACGGCTCGATGCTGGCGGCGGTCTGGTATGCGCTGGCGCGCCTGAACACCGGCGGCGAGTTGAAATTCTGGCCCGTGCTCAAAGCGGCCAACAAGGTGTTTATCGTTTCGTCGGTGCTGCTCTTTTCGCTTCTATTCTTCATGGATCCGATGGACAGGCCGATGCGGATTGGGGCCGAGATCATCTATGGTATCGGCCTTGGAATCCCGCTTTTCATGCACATCGCCAATATCCTCCGGCAGGTGAAGCGCGATTTCAGCAGCCCCACGACGGTGGCTCTGTTTTTCTCGATAGCCATTTACCTCTACGGCATTTTTATTGCCTACGGCGGTTTTGATAACGATACCCGCGTGCCGGCGCACTACCACGGCGCGGTCACCGCACTGACGCTGGCGCTGATGGGCTTTGCGTGGCATATGCTCACCAAGGACGGCCTCGCCATCATCTTCCCCCGGTTGGCGAAATCACAGCCTTACATCTATGGCGTGGGGATGATTTTGTTCATCTCCGGCCTTTTTGTCTCCGGCATTTTCGGCGCGCCGCGCAAAACCCCCGGCACCGCCTGGACCGACAATCCGGTCGTTCTCGCCAGCATGTCTTTGATGGGTATCGGCACGCTGCTGTCGGTATTGGGCGGCATAGCCTTCGTCCTCTATGTCGCCGCCACGCTGATAAAAAATCGCCGCGCCGCCTAA
- the cyoE gene encoding protoheme IX farnesyltransferase, giving the protein MDKKQFTGLMILPKPGIVALVIVSGITGLYLGGHGVLHTRIAFWTLLGLALSTAGSAVLNNFIDRDIDSVMNRTKGRSLPSGAVSASAAYFIGTGLVLASLIIMKIAVGAQATLLTGMAVFIYVVLYSLFLKRHTPFATHIGGIAGAMPPLIGYAAAHGGIDIHAVVLFLIIVVWQQPHFWSLALKYREDYARAGVPNHAVAMGVEPTKRRIMAYVLVHLPMMVLPYQVGMAGKWYLATAMAMTLVYIALTARFVFSNRDKEVAIFHFSNIYLVVVFGAMIADAVNL; this is encoded by the coding sequence TTGGATAAAAAGCAGTTCACGGGATTGATGATCCTCCCGAAGCCGGGGATTGTCGCGCTGGTTATCGTATCCGGCATCACCGGCCTCTATTTGGGGGGCCACGGCGTCCTTCATACCCGGATTGCTTTCTGGACCCTCTTGGGGCTGGCGCTCTCCACCGCCGGTTCCGCGGTGCTCAATAACTTCATCGACCGCGACATCGATTCGGTGATGAACCGCACCAAAGGGCGGTCGCTCCCCTCCGGCGCGGTATCCGCCAGCGCCGCTTATTTTATCGGCACCGGGCTGGTGCTGGCGTCGCTGATCATCATGAAAATCGCCGTCGGCGCGCAGGCGACGCTATTGACCGGCATGGCGGTTTTCATTTATGTGGTTCTCTACTCGCTCTTTCTGAAGCGGCACACGCCGTTCGCCACCCATATCGGCGGCATCGCCGGCGCCATGCCGCCGCTTATCGGCTACGCGGCGGCCCACGGCGGCATCGATATTCATGCCGTGGTTCTTTTCCTTATCATCGTGGTTTGGCAGCAGCCGCACTTCTGGTCGCTCGCGCTGAAATACCGCGAGGATTATGCCCGCGCCGGCGTGCCGAATCACGCGGTGGCGATGGGTGTGGAGCCGACCAAGAGGCGGATCATGGCGTATGTGCTGGTGCATTTGCCGATGATGGTTCTGCCGTATCAGGTTGGCATGGCGGGAAAGTGGTATCTCGCCACGGCGATGGCGATGACCCTGGTGTATATAGCCTTGACGGCGCGCTTCGTGTTTTCCAACCGGGACAAGGAGGTGGCGATTTTCCATTTTTCGAACATATATCTGGTTGTGGTGTTCGGCGCGATGATAGCCGACGCGGTCAACCTGTAA
- a CDS encoding heme A synthase: MNNNVATGYSGKDKLVLGLAIAFTYILMIFGNVVTTTGSGMACPDWPLCYGTVNPPKAISVWIEWGHRLIGGVTGFLILAAAFLTWKKAGPAIRFFLKVAVVTIVAAILLGGAIIIVDAPLLDSFKRIAVVSSHIISSTIIFATLIIAYHSVSSRAAEAADRFYIFLFVLTFAQIVIGIVVRYANASMACPDWPLCQGSILPPSFSFEVLLHYTHRLIAYVIFGVTLWKFTAARKAGAPARRDAITFGLVLLQASIGIGIVQTVMFLPLLVMHGAAGFALLGWTAWLGAPGMTGARAAEK; encoded by the coding sequence ATGAACAACAACGTGGCTACCGGTTATTCAGGCAAGGACAAGCTGGTTCTCGGCCTTGCCATCGCATTCACGTACATCCTCATGATTTTTGGCAACGTGGTGACGACAACCGGCTCCGGCATGGCCTGCCCCGACTGGCCGCTCTGCTACGGCACGGTGAATCCTCCCAAGGCGATATCCGTATGGATCGAGTGGGGGCACCGCCTCATCGGCGGCGTTACCGGCTTTCTGATTCTCGCCGCCGCGTTCCTCACCTGGAAAAAAGCCGGCCCCGCCATACGCTTCTTCCTCAAGGTGGCGGTGGTTACGATCGTGGCGGCCATTTTGCTTGGCGGCGCCATCATCATCGTCGACGCGCCGTTGCTCGATTCCTTCAAGCGTATCGCGGTGGTAAGCAGCCACATCATTTCTTCCACCATCATTTTCGCCACATTGATTATCGCTTACCATTCCGTTTCGTCCCGCGCGGCGGAGGCCGCCGACCGCTTTTACATCTTCCTGTTCGTCCTGACATTCGCGCAGATCGTCATCGGCATCGTTGTGCGTTATGCGAACGCGTCGATGGCCTGCCCCGATTGGCCGCTCTGCCAAGGGAGCATCCTGCCGCCCAGTTTCTCGTTTGAAGTGCTGTTGCATTACACGCATCGCCTGATCGCGTATGTCATTTTCGGCGTTACGCTGTGGAAATTTACTGCCGCGCGCAAGGCGGGCGCTCCCGCGCGCCGCGATGCGATCACCTTTGGGCTGGTGCTGCTGCAGGCGTCCATCGGCATCGGCATCGTACAGACGGTCATGTTCCTCCCCCTGCTGGTCATGCATGGCGCGGCCGGCTTCGCCCTGCTGGGCTGGACCGCCTGGCTTGGCGCGCCGGGCATGACGGGCGCGCGGGCGGCTGAAAAATAA